The window TGGAAAGATTCAACATGGATAATTCGAAGCCAGTAAGTGTGCTTTTGGGCAGTCACTTCAAGGTGTCGAAGAAGGAGTCGCCGAGTACAAAAGAATAACGTGCTGAAAAAAGAAAGTTCCTTATGCTTCAGCAATTGGCAGTATTATGTATGCAATGGTGTGTACGAGGCCTGATATTGCACAAGCAGTGGGAGTAGTGAGTTGGTTCATGGTGATCCGGGCAAGCAACATTGGGAAGCAGTTAAATGGATCCTTCGATACTTGAGAGGTACTACAGAAAGAGTCTTATGTTTCAATGGAAAGAATGTCGAGCTGGTAGGTTATGTGGATGCAGACTTGGCGTCCAATGATCTTGATGGGAGAAGAAGCACAACCGGGTATGTATTTACTTATGGTGGTACTGCTATTTCATGGACTTCTAAGTTGCAGAAGACCGTTGCTTTGTCTACTACGGAGGCTGAATATGTAGCTGCGACGGAGGCAAGCAAGGAGATGGTGTGGTTGCAGAGTTTCTTAGATGAACTTGGGAAGGAGAACAAGAGTAGCAAACTCTACAGTGACAGTCAGAGTGCTATTTTCTTGGCAAAGAATCCAGCGTTTCATTCTAGGACAAAGCATGTAGAGTTGAAGTATCATTACATTCGACACTTATTGGAGATGAAAATCCTGCAACTTGAGAAGATACTTGGAAGTGAGAATCCAGCAGACATGTTTACTAAGGTGGTGACCTTAGAGAAATTGAAGTTATGCATAGCTTCAATTGGCTTTGGAACTTGAAGAGAAGGTTAGGCGATGCTAAGCAGATGCAGGGATGAGATCACGAGGATATGGTGGCGAAGGAGTTGTTAGTCtccaagtgggagattgttaatTATGGAGCCTAAAATATCTCCTACCatatttaggatttgtttCCTAGAAGTATATTTCCTTGTGATAGATTTATTCCATAGAAGATATTTCCTTATGGAATATGTTTCCTAGTTTTACTAGAATTAGGGCTCTCTATTGTGCTTATAAATAGAGGTGCTCCCTCATTGTAAAATCATCctaaaattatatagtgaaatccCTGGCTTGGCATCGCCCCAGACGTAGATACGCATTGTATCGAACTGGGTAAATAATTCGTTATGTTAATTCTCCTTTATATTCGTGATTGCCTGTGTTTATTTCCCAACATATTGACTGTGTGAAGGTAAGTGACATTTCAATACCAACTTACGAcagtaaaaaaattacatcCTGAAAGTTAATGATTTAACACATCAATGATtgtcattcaattttttatacttttcaagcataaaactttttattattaaaaacaaattaattatatttgatgataaagaaaaagaaaattttcaattaatccGATCCACTCGGTTCAAGTAATCAGTCTTAAAACAATTTTCGTTTAAGCTAGGTCAGGCTAAAAAATTTATGGGTAGAAACTTTTAGCCCTAAACCTACTTggttataaaaatatactcctacagTCCTACTATAAAGTTAATTCATATCATAGGTTAGTAATAAAAAGATATCTTGTGTTATTATCCTTAAGTAACACATTCAACAAATATGTTATGGGTAGAccatattttgtaaaatactaaaattctttgttagggcatccacagttggacgccctaagcgacgtcctatgcaccgccacgtcagcattttatcctcctcccattccacctgcagtgggcggactatagcccgtcctaagcgacgccctaagcattttatctgttatttaaatatttaaatacttcaaaatttggaaaaacaacttcattttattaaaattcaaacattataatacgaaataaaaaaactacaatttcTCAACGGCGGCGGTTGCGGTTctaaacttcttcaatcatgtcggtCATGAGCTGAGTATGGTCTTGTTGGTTGCGCATTGAGGCCTGTCGCTGCAGAACCGCACCGAAGCCCACCGGTAATCCTCGAGTGACAGGCGAGGTCGCCGTGCTGGAGCTAGATCCGGCTTCATCATCAACCCAATCGGTGACATGTCCACGTTcttgttcgactatcatgttatgcatgatgatgcacgcatacatgacgtCGGCGATGACTTCCTTGTACCAGAAACGCGTCGGACCTTTCAGGATTGCCCACCGCGATTGAAGCACCCCAaaagcccgctccacatccttccgcGCGGACTCACCGCTTTGCCGCAAACAAGACTCTCCTCTCACAAATTGGGCAAACTGATCGTCTTCAAAAAAACAGGTCACCTTGGGTATATGCCATCGGCcaagtagtaccccatatgatgTGAGCGGCCGTTAGCAGCTGAACCGGATGGCCGGACCGCGACCCCTGCACTGATCGGCGAATAGGGTCGATGggttgaggacgttgatgtcgcTGTTCGACCGGCTACACCAAAGtaggcatgccagatccagagGTGGTGGTCAGCGATGGCTTCTaggatcatcgtcgggtggctgcccttgtagccgctagtaaattggcctctccaCGCCGTCGGGCGGTTCTTCCACTGCCGGTGCATACAATCGATGCTCCCTAGCATCTCGGGGAAGCCGTGCACCGTCTCGTGCATCCGCATCAGGCTTTGGGCAATCATCGCAGTCGGGCGTCGCAAATATGTGTCGCTAAAAGGCTCCACAACTAACTTACAAAATTTCTTGAGACATTTGCCGCCAGTTGTATCCCCGACAtgaaggtactcgtcgaacatatccgtTGTTGTGTCGTAGGCCAACTGGCGGATCGCAACCGTGCAATTCGCAACGGCGTAAGTCCGGGTCCCGCCGATCCCGTcctatgcaccgccacgtcagcatttcaaaaaaaaaacaaaacgcGTGAGCATCGTCCGCGtcgtccacagtggcggacgatgcgacggacgatgggGTATCCTCCGCGCATCGTCCACTGACGATGTATCGGGTACATCGTCAGCGGACGATGGttaacccatcgtccgcgatgctgcagtggcggacgatgtgACGGACGATTTGCGGATGCCGTtagatacataaattatttgcCATATCGACAAAGTTGACTAGTCCATGGTTAGTTAGACCCACCTCGATTCCTCGAATAGAATATATcacatatattcaaatttcaaatttctttcGAAAAAACAAGTCATGAGTTGAATAAATGTGCCTCGTTTCTATTCATTCCTACAAGCAATACAAAAGAGGGGCTGACTAGGTTTACATAAACCCATGTGCATTGCAACTTGAGTCTTGAGGAAAGAAAAACCAAAAGCTATTGCCGTTGTTAAGTAGAGACAGAATTGAATTCCAACAGACCAACAGTATCCTGCACATCAAATCATATTCTGTTAGGTAATAGACAGTGAATTAAATCGAGTAGTTTGGGCATTAGCCAATTATGAGAGAGAACAAAATCATGTCTTGTGACATGTTAACATTCCCACCACCTACAGTTAAAAGGCTATGGAGCAAGCTTCTAATTCAACTCAGTCATACCCAGTTTTCCACATGGATTAATgggagtaaattttttttaaccatTCTGAGTTAGGATATGCGCCCAATATGGCTAATGCTACATCAACTGAGCATTTATTGCGCTGCATGTTTCAGTTTATGCACGATTGGCTAGCTTGCATCGAAAAATCAAACCTCATCGACAGATATTGAAGTATGGTGGAAATGGTTAGTTACCTGCTTCCACCTTAACCAGTTTTTGTTGAGCCAAGTCTCTGGACATCAACAAGCTGGTAAAGATCTCCTCGTCGTTGTGTCTGGAATGGTAGGTATGTTCTGAAACACAACAAGAAATAGACAAGTTGAGATTGCCTAATCAGAGAGTTAATATTGAACTTGGATATAATTGTTAAAAGACTTTAAGTGCATCGATTGTGGTCATGAAAGAATCAAGGACGGGTAAAAGGTAAAATCTGTTTGGCCAAGAAACAAGATATGGATTTTATACATGCGAAGACATAAATGGGAAAGGATTAAGAgttctttattaatttcactGAAGAGAATGTTTTGCCATATCGTTTCAGATCTGAGATCTTCAAATTTAAGATAGACATTTTCGCTAAAAAGTAGTGCCAACGCAACTGTAATGGTAAACAATGATATGAATGCGCAATATAAAGCTATACTTGTGCGTGTAAATGAGCAACATTACCTTCTTTGCTCAATAAGGGAATAATCAATCTCGGATATGACTATCGCCTCGTCATGTTCTGTGGTTGCAAGTACTTCACCAAACTGCAAGATAGAGTTCCTTTATATGAATGTGAATTTAACTTTAATGAATTcatattctaaattttgttCGATTTtccaaactcatttttttctcattatatactaatgaaaaaaattgtaccCTAGTGTTTGCACGAGAGTTGTTGAGCCGTCAACACTAATAATTCATCAGTTATTGAACCATGATAGTTTTCTTATTCAACTCATTCTTGTCAAGAAACTCTTAAATCACTAGCACTTGGAATCATGCCATTTAAGTAAACTTATTCCACTTAAATCggtataaataataatatactattaacTTTAATTGACCGAAATTTAGAATAggaataaaagtaaaatgcacCCTAACCTAATTGTATACTTACTGGCCCGACAAGAGTAGAATGCCCCCAAGCCACATAACTAGAACCAGTGTCTCTAGCTGGTGAACAAGTAGCTACATACAACTGCCAAACAATCACAACATTAATTTAGTTCGCATGCATTCATGTACTCTGTACATGTTAACTGATTAATTTCGTGGCTAATCATGCAAATACTGACCAGTTACAATTATGTTATGGTCAAGTTCATAGGAATTGGTCAATTTTATGACTAAATATACACATACATTGATTAGAGTAATAATCATGATAAAGGTCAGGTTCATGGTAATTGGTTGATTTGGTGGCTCTTACAGTGCAGATAtgatacatttaatttaaacagtTGCAGTTATACTATAAACTGTTTAAGTCATTATATCCTCAAATTTAGGGCTGAAATAACTAGACAGCTCCATTAAGGATTAAATGTCTTGTTAGTGATAGACtgattttaaaacaaaataagatcCACTATTTTAAggattttttaataatgataaatagtTTTAAGTAATTCTTTGATTTGGATGTCTAATGACATTGTACTGAGTACATAATCAAGTAACCAACTGTTATACAGTACTTAAATCAATTTGACTTTCAAATCAGACATTAGGACTTAGGAGTCATATACATAGATGATAGAGGAAGAGAAACAGACTTCCTCAACCTAAACACAAAAttacaatcaaattttatgtttaaatgcTAATAAATGACTCATTTAACCACTTCAAGTACTCATTCTAATGATAGAATAAAGGATAAATGGAAAAATCCTGTAGGCCAATTTTCATCTGTAGCCCTTTATAGATGATTAAAATCTCCAAGCAAATAATTCCATATCTTTAGTCAGAGACTCAGAATTGAATTTTGAGAGTTGTAGAACATTAAAATGGATGCGCACATTATGGCTAGTTGTATCATGTAAATACAATATGGAGTTATATCTGACTAATTTCAGGCTTTCAGCAGTCAGAAGCACATAACTCATAATACAATCAAAAGCTAGAAATAACAATATACCTGACAATCCGCTGCCCTGAATATTAAGAAGAAATGCATCAGTAATATAATTCAAACAACACATAACTTGAGGAAAGAATATATTCCTCAACCTATCCACTCTACCAGGAAGTAAATTTGCACACATGAGACAAAAGTTATTGACCATGcaaaatattcattaaaaGTTAATTCATCTAAGGATGCTTCTATAGAGTAACTGAGACTAGTCCACATCCACATTCCATATCACTATGTGATCTTTAAAAACTCATGGGCTAACTTCCTCACTACAAGCATTACATATAATCAAGATTTTGGCACAGATACAGAATGCTTATGACGTGTTAAAGACACCcacttataagttataatcaTGTGAAACGTCATTGATGttatcaaatcaaacaaacataaataacACACTGTTAAAAACTCGTTCCTCAAATCAAGCTAGCAATAGATGACCATTCCAAGCTTCTAGCAGTAGGAATAGTACTGTGACGATTTCTATTTAGGCTTAAAGGAAGGACCATGTAAAGATACTACAATCATATGTTTGCCATCATTCTTATCCACAGAAAGAGACAGGCAATTCAGAAACTGATAATAGCAGTCTAGCATCTGATGTGAACTGCGGAAAATTAGCTAGTTCAATCAACCTAGGCAATCCCTCGTAATAATATCAAACATTAGCTACAGATCTTTGTAATAAGAAGCTTGGCCATTAGCTTACCGTGCCCGCTGCAATAACTCCCAATGAAGGGGACCAGTAGTCATGTTAAAGGCCCCTGGATAGCAAATCAAGTGGGCACCTATCAAATTAGAAGAGGCAGGTAATTAGGTGCTACAAGCCATGTAGATAAGAACgttattttcatgatttttttaaacctTCTAAGTAGAACAACAAAACAACTGACATAGGTTAATCAAAATcacattaatttgataaatgaatCAGCATTTTGTCTAAGCAGATCCTAATGGAGATAACTTTCAGCAAATAACCAGGCGTATAAGATTCAGTAAGAACCGGATTGACCTTATACATGTCTAGTAGAACTTTGGAAGAATCATTTAGAAACTTGAAATAGGTAACCTCGTAGCTATAACACACTGTACCTCTGGCAGCATATATCGCTGCTAGTT is drawn from Salvia hispanica cultivar TCC Black 2014 chromosome 6, UniMelb_Shisp_WGS_1.0, whole genome shotgun sequence and contains these coding sequences:
- the LOC125195101 gene encoding uncharacterized protein LOC125195101, whose protein sequence is MFDEYLHVGDTTGGKCLKKFCKLVVEPFSDTYLRRPTAMIAQSLMRMHETVHGFPEMLGSIDYDQFAQFVRGESCLRQSGESARKDVERAFGVLQSRWAILKGPTRFWYKEVIADVMYACIIMHNMIVEQERGHVTDWVDDEAGSSSSTATSPVTRGLPVGFGAVLQRQASMRNQQDHTQLMTDMIEEV